ATGTATGCGTCCAATATTATAGGCGACGCATCTGGTATATGATTTAGTGGTGTGATGTGATTAGAACTTAGAAGAGGGTTCTGATGTTGAACCCGAAGAAGCATGTATGTGATTGTCGGTGCATAAAAAATGTGTCTTTCAGAATGATCTCTTCTAATTGTATATTATGCTGATAGTTTTGTTAGGTGTTGATCGATGGATTTCGTTAAGCATTTTTAGTTCGTAAAGCACTAATCTTGATCTGGTAGATGCGCATCATGCGCGTATCCTGATCTAAACCCATCATCGTTTTATGggtttttcttgcttttcttcgAGCAGAAAGATCAAACGTCAATTTTGATGATAAGGACTGGTTGGCAGTGTGTTTCCTTTCGGCACATTCGCATTGCTTGGGGTTTAGATTCGACGGTCGTGATCCCGTGCTACTGGGGATGTGGGGTCCAGTGATGGATGAACGTACAGATAGGATCTTTGTGGAACGTGCGTGCGAAGTTGCTCGACTCTGCAACATGTTGCTTGTTGCTCATCTGGGACATAAATAAGACATGGGCGGGATCATTGAATGTGATTCTGGGATTTTGATTGGGGCATGGAAGAATCCTGAGAACGAATATGCTCGCGTTCTGTTCACTCGTGTGCAGAAATTCCTGGTTTTGTGTACCACATTCTGGAGGTGTCTTTTTGATGTGCCATATATTGCCAAGATGTGAGAAACCATGTCTGCGTTTGGGAGAATGAATCGTCACAATGCAGATACATCCATCGAGAATACCCGAGTATGCTGCTCGACATGATCCGTCGAGTTCAGGTCATGAAAAAATGGTTTTGCCTCTTCGAGCAATTGTTTTCTGACCGGACCTAAAAGGCGGACTTGGCGCGTGATGTGCCGCTAATTTTGAAACTTTGAGACCCGGAATATCCCGAGTATGGGTGCACACAGTCAAGTCGGAAATGCTCTCTGGCTGTCTGATGGACTCTTCAGGAACGTAGAATTTGTATCAAAACAAGCCAGATGCATCCGAAGGAGAGAAAGGTGAGGGAGAGGGATGTTTTGGAAGCGAGTGAAAAGTTTGAAAGAGGGAAGTGGTCCAGGCCAGATCTTGAATCGTATGCAATTCACACGCATCGTGAAATTGTTGAACCGGTCGTTCTCTTGCTTCTGTCATCTTAGCTTGTTAGCTTCTTTCAAGCCCATTTCTCACTTTCCTTTCACATGTTTCAACTGCGAGAGAATAGCTTGAAgcactttctttcttcttgaccAGAACGtgttccttcttcttttatagTTGCAATCCAGTTGCTGATGAATGAACTCCTGACCTGATTTATATGAACCCTGAATGATATGTTTCCCCATAAATTTGATTGGATGTCCCTTCAAGTTCCGATGAATAGCCAGTAAGCCGATGAGAATTTGTCGGGTGTTTTCGCAAGTGTTTGTTGAAAGTCTGAAGGCAGACTTCAGCATCTAGTAACTGCAGAATTTGAAATGTTTGCTTAGGGGTGCTGTTTGTTACACAACTTCCAAATTTCTCTCAATTTTATCCTTTCCTTGTTCATTAGAATCCGATTCCGAAGAAGTTCAAGATGAAATCACAAGCATTTGCTTCTCTTGTATGACTTGTGGTTCTTTTCTGTCGTATGGTAATTGTGAGTTAACCTGGAAGCAATGTCGCGGGGCAAATTCACTTTCGAGTCaaatgctctgtttttttttttataattatccgGCATTTGCACATCGTTCCGCCAACAGATTGTCTTCTCAAAACTGAATCAATCAAAATCCTCCGTTTAGTTCATCTACAATCCGAGTCTTTTCACACAGCCAAAGTCGCTCCATGTGCGGAAATCAAAGAGTGACTCCACAGGCTTCCAAGCAGCAAGCACTCTACACAGGTAATAAGCATACCAGAAACTGGTTCCCGGGCAGTTATGATCTCAACATTTGCCAAGCAGTAGATCCTCGACGACATCTTTTGAAGAGAATTTTGCCGCGAACTGCTTTTTGTTTCAGTTGTTCATTTGGTTTGCCATCAACTGGATTATAATTTTCCAACACTTCAGAAGGGAAGATTCATACCATGTACTCTTTCCCTGAGAACCTTCACAAGTTCATAGAGTATCAAGGTTTGGTTGCCAAGACTTCTGCCGTGTGCGTTACAATTAGCTTAAAAGCACCAAAACCGACATCATCGGTCTACCTGCTGCTCTTTCTGGAGCACACAGGACACTATTGAACGCAATGCGTCACCTTGTTGATCAAGTATGTTTGATATAATCGGTCGTCAACTAGCTCCAAGGCCCTGCCTTCATTCCACAGGCACCGTGCCAGAGAAAAGTAAGGTCAGATGCTGTTATTCTAAGAAGGCGGAAGGCGAAAATGTATTATGCTGCACTTCATAACTCGCACGTCTAAGCAGATCTCAAGAACGACCCGGATAATCCGACCCAACATTCTGCTTTCAACTTATAATCTCTCTGATGGAAGCCGACATTCTTCTTTCCACTAGAGATCTCTTAGCGTCATACTCCGAAACTGCAAAAAGTTCGATTTCGGGAGAAAAAGATCGTCGATTGGATTCTTAGGAGACACTCGAAAAACTGTAAACCCGCTAGCATATGGCACAAGTACCTTACCTGCGAGGAGACATACATACTTACTATCTTACAGACAATTTTATTTGTGTTTGCACAGGATTCATTGTCGTCGAAACTCCTTGCCGTTCCAAAAGTCTGATAGCTTAGGCTTCAAGTCATTGCCCAACAGCACATTGCTGCTTTTTTAAGGTCTCTATCAATGATTCTCAACCCGGAATACTTGCGGAGGTAGAGCACCCCCTCCTCGATGATGCTAGAACCACATTTTCCGATCACGTCGGAATTGCTTCTCCAAATCTATCCCCGTAAAATTCAGCATGAAAAATGATGTGTTGCAACTTAAATCACCAAATGCCATTTCATGAAGTAGACCGATACGAAATGAAAGTTTCATAACTCGAATGCATCGGTATTACTAGTTTTAGCACTCCTACCGTGTCCCGATTTaaactttttcttcaaaaattctcaGTACAATTTAAAATTCCTTTTTTCCATATTCGATACTTATTATCATTTCATCTCTTTCCCGGATAAGCTATTTTGTGTGACGAATACATCGCGTGATAGTGATGGATAGTCTAACCGAAGAATCGAAAGTGAAATGCATGCACGCTCGCCGCGCATGATAGAGATCCATGGCACGCGAGCAACAATGCTTGATAGATTACACCACATCAGCACTCTGGCGATGCGTcggaatatttatttatttatttttttttggttggaaggaAAATTTTCGTTTTCTCAGTGCTGAGCTGGGCTGGGCCTGAGAACAATCGGGATCGGGCCGGACCCGACTTGATAGCTAAGTAGCTTCCGCGAGCAAATATGGTAGCGGATATGCAGCAATTAATTGTTGCGTCAAGCCACGGCAGATCGTACGGTCAACTTTTGAACCCCCAGGGGGAATAAATCGGATCGGACGGCCCAGATTGTTGCGTCAAGCTAAAGCCACTTTGACATAACCACgctcctccctctcctctctctcctctctcttgtaAACCCTAGTTGGCCTCACcgtcccccttctctctctctctctctctctcgccttcgTTCTGCTGCTCGCAACACGGCCTTCGAAATCTCACGCCGCTTCGACTGATCATGGTGAGTGGGTCTCTCTCCGTCATTCGCCTTCTGTTTCCTTGAGATTTCGCTGTTTTTTAAGCTAATTGTCGCCGGTGATCGCTGTTGTTAAGCTATTGAAGACGGGATGGTAGATGCCGTTCCGACTTGGAGCtccgatgattttttttgtttttctgattctttctttgttttgttcttggATAGGCTTTGCCTAATCAACAGACTGTCGATTACCCGAGCTTCAAGCTCGTCATTGTCGGTGACGGAGGCACTGGTGAGTTCCTTATTTTCCTAGTTTGAATTTCTATGTCAGATTTGTTTGAATGAATCAATTGTTGCTTGTTTTGGTTCCGTCGAGTAATTATCGTGTGATGTATGTGTTAGGATATGATCATTGTTTGTGGGATTAACTTGAGTTCGGTGGCTACAATGGATTAAGCTTgtcggtgatttttttttttttaaacaatcgTCTGGAACTATGGGAGAATGTTTCGGCCTTATGTAATCCTTGAGCGAGTATTTACAGCGAAAACGTATATTTACCTATGAAAACTTGGTTGCTGGAATGGAGGCGAAAATCGATTTTCATGGGCCTTtaggtttttcttgaattttagcATATGTTGTTTGACCTTTTGTTCCCCCATGTTTGATTGCTATTGCTGCCGAGGCTGAACTTTTATCCATTTCACAGGCAAAACAACTTTTGTGAAGAGGCATCTCACTGGGGAGTTTGAGAAGAAATATGAGCGTATGCTTCTTCACTTTGCCCTATTGTTTTGCCCCATTTAATTGTGTCCCTCTGTTTGTGCGGGAATTGATCGGATTGTGATTGGGCTTGAACAGCGACAATCGGCGTTGAGGTGCATCCATTGGATTTCTTCACAAACTGCGGCAAAATTCGATTTTACTGCTGGGATACTGCCGGGCAAGAGAAGTTTGGTGGTCTAAGAGATGGTTACTAGTAAGTAAATAGGAAACTATACATTTCTTTTGTTAGaatttattttcatataattttgtGAGTATAGATGGTTTCTGGTGCCAAGCTTTTTGGTATATGCCTTGGTTATTATGttgtttcatattctttttaTCATGTTTGTTCTGGATTTATAGTGGCATGTATAATTGCTCATGTGGGTTTGGCTGTTTTTTTCTGCAGCATTCATGGTCAATGCGCCATCATCATGTTTGACGTTACTGCCAGGTTGACCTATAAGAACGTACCTACATGGCATCGCGATCTCTGCAGGTTTTACTACAATGCCTTTTCCCAACCACCTTAGCTTCTATTTCATAGGTTTACCTGTGTATAGAAGTGGCTTTAACTTTTATTGCCTTTTAATATTAGGGTTTGTGAGAACATACCCATTGTTCTGTGTGGAAACAAGGTGGATGTGAAGAACAGGCAAGTTAAGGCAAAGCAGGTTACATTCCACAGGAAGAAGAATCTCCAGTACTATGAGATATCTGCCAAAAGCAACTACAATTTTGAGAAGCCTTTTCTCTATCTCGCCAGAAAACTTGCTGGGTAGGTCAAATTATTGTTGTACTTCTCAGTTTATCATTTATCTATGTTGTGGATGATCTAAAATGTTGGTTCTTTTTGGAACTTTAGGGATCCTAACCTTCACTTTGTGGAGTCTCCTGCTCTTGCACCTCCGGAAGTTCACATTGACTTGGCTGCCCAGCAACAGTACAAAACTCATCTCTCTTTTCCCCATTCGTTGGAATTTTATGTGATAATTTGGGAAATTACTTCCTGCCTGTCATGGCATCCTTGATTCGTCAAGTGCCTATGAGATTGTAGAATTGAGtttaaaatttcatttgctGATTTTGTTATGCTATGTCTGTTATTTGTATACTCACATATGGGCACAaatgttgaaatttcaattgcagCCAGAAATGTTTATTTGGTGGATTGCCTATAAACATGACATCTCCGCTTTATCCTTCTAAATGGGGGCATTACTCCCTAACTTCCTGTTGGTTAATTATTTGCGTCTGATAGCCGGGTAATATGCTTGCAGGCATGAGGCGGAGCTTGCTCAAGCTGCTAGTCAGCCTCTTCccgatgacgatgacgacgcGTTTGAATGAAGGCCCTGCTGTTATAAGGCAGCCTTTTGAAGCTCATGATGTGAACCTTTTATTTTGCATTGTCATTTATTGAGAAATGATGATTTGGTGACATGCACAATGATGTGATTGATCGAGTACTGAGGATTTGTAGTAGCTTATTAGTAGCTCTTTTTACTGGTTGCTGCAATTGGTGTGCGTCCTTCTTGTTGGAGAGGATTTCAATTTACATGATTGAGCTTCAATGCGACCGTTTCGGAGTCACTTTGAATTGAAATATATGATGCTCCATCCCATCTGGATGTTCATTGTTCAATCACCAGTGTGTTGAAGTGATCTTGTGCATGCCATGGCATAGCTACTAAGGAATTGTGAAATGCAGATTGATTTTTGCGTTAGGTTGGATTTTGTTCCTTTGAAAACGCTTTGCTCAATATATTTAAtgaggaaaatttctaatacACGAAAGCATGAATGGACGGAGTCGTCATTGGAGTTTAGGCGCTTCTTCTCTATGTTGATCTGCAAAAAATGGGAATCCACCCACAGCTCAGCAGGTTTGATTAAACCGTAGGCGCCAAGCTTTTTGTAGGGCTAGGGTGCTAATGTTAATACTATTTATTTTACTGCCTTACTAGTTTATTTACTTGTTTGGACCGTTTATATCCAATCGTGATTTGATTTGACTGGTTTTATTACCTTGATTGCATCAAAGCTTTAGGCCCGTATTCTAGCCTTGCTAGGTCTTAAAACCAACCGAGGTTGCATGGAAAGCTTTCCTTAAAAGAAAATAGGTACTGATTAGGGGATTCAATTAAATCTTTATGCGGTGAGTAGGGCCATTGAATCGGTGGGTTGGATTTGGTCCGGATTGAGTCGAAAATGGTATGATCTAAATTGATCTATTTACATGCAACACAAATTTAATGATATGTACTCAATCTAGACTTGATTCGGCCCATTTACTAACATGTTTTCATAAATAATACAATCTAGGAAAACCTGTATTTAATTAATTAGTCTATTTTAAATTCTTCATGTATCTAAATTATTCGAGCAGGATCTACGTGGGTGCGTTTGTGCAACGCCGGATGGAGGTGGCGGTTCCGCCTCAGCATAGCTAGCCACGACGCTGAACCTCGCTGATCCATGGGTGGCGCCACAGTCGCCTCTGCTGCTCTTGCCACCCCTGCCACTTCCATCTCGGCCTGCCATTTTCCCGTCATATATCGTTCACTTTTATTTTgtgttccttttctctttcgatTTTCCTTATTTCTGAATCTTGTCATACACATTATTTATTAAACATATTTTAAGAGTATTTAATAAACATCTTAGATGCGagccacatcagcattttcaAGCACTTTATTGGCATAAAGCGTGAACTCGAACGAGAATATGTATAGCTTAAGAACCTAattggctatatatatatatagagtttTGGACCATATTTAACAAGttggaaaaaattcatgaattgctcttatatcaagaaaaagtcaccaaaaatccaaactaaacCCTTCGTGATATTTTTACCTTCAACTATTTTTACaacatcaaaaatctcaaattataccAACTgtaaggaaaattgtccaaattttttaaacttattatatttttgtcaatttagtcttaaccttttaattgtgctatttgagtcataaacatttttacgttttaccaatttaatACATCCAATCAATTGTGGCTGAAGATGTGGACACGTGGCACGGTCGGCATTGGTATGAAAAATtctaataatattctaatatatttttctttttttttttcttttttcttctcttttttttttttttcctttttccctctcccGACTATCACCAGGCCTCTACCAGCCTTAGGCAAGGGATGCCCTCGCCTGTAGGAGAGGACAAACCTTCACTAGATCGAGCGAAGGCGGCCCTTGCCGGAGGTCGGTAGGGGCATTGCTCACCAAAGGGCCATAGAGGGAAAAagggtcaaaaaaaaaaaaaaaaaagaaaaaatgaaacataATAACAAagtgaaaagtaaaaaagtaaatagaaaactaaataatgttaaaaattatccacgttagcagtGGTCGTGCAACGTAGGATAGTCGGCGTCCAAGTCATAGggttttggccaaaattgatctaattgattcaattgacaaaatatgaaaatgtctaGAACTTAATTAACacaataaaaaggtttatgactgaattgataaagttgcaatatgttttgattttggacaattttcccaaccgctatgatatatttaccttaaaatttttcttgtaatataaaaaaccccaaacttatactTATGTTATACATTTATACTCTGTCGAGGTTTCATTAGATGATTTTTTAGGCAAAACAATAtcgtttttatttcacttaagctGCGTGAATGTCATGTCAATACCCTTTGCTTTTCGGCGTTCATATAGGTAGATTTTTCATGATGCTCATTGACGGAACTCTAACGGATACTAAATTTGTCACACaaatacaagtttgagattgTTAATGTTACatagaaaaaattaggataaatgtatcacaatagGTATAGTTTAAGATTTAGTTGTGTCTTTTGCCCTTATATAATTTATAAATGTTTCCAGGGCTCTTCTATGGTCTCTCGCGTCCTCACCCTATTTAGTTGTGCTCAACTCAATTTTTAACATTTGACATTTATGTTCCCATTTattccgcaaaaaatgaatgatttagaaaatattttccaaaatataatCGTTTATGTTGCTTAAAGTCATTAGTCAATGAAAACCAAGTTAAttatcgaaaaataatttaaatatattcatgaacgccaaaaaaaatatttgtaatttttgtaagcaatacaagACATCATTTCTAGgaagatatttttttgtgaaacaaatggagcctagaTAATTTCCACATAATATAAATTGCATGGTAAGGCATTTTCCATAATAAATAACGACAAAATGAATCTGAGTACTACAAAAACAGGGTATGACAAGGGGTAAGCAGCATAATCTCAAAGCTAATTGCCTCCAAAAAAGATCATGAAATGAGAATAGCTATTAAGCACCAAAATCACAGATACTTTTGAGCCTGATAACAAGCGTCGGATCCAGAGTTATGCATAAGTTTTGTGGTTTCACTGCGTCTATACTAAAGCTCAGACAAGTAACATTTCAGAAAGTTTTGTCTGAAGAAGGTCCATTGCTCCTTTCAGGGCTGTATATTCCAGCTTCTTGAAGCACATAATGTCTTTCCGACGATTCTCACATCACTTGTGTCTTAATTCATGTTGATTTGCGGGTTTAAACCGCATTTGTTCATCTCGTCATAAACGAACCAGAATCTAGCTGATAATGTATGTGGAAAGGGCTTTCTTTTCAGTTACTATGAGGAAGCTGGACAGTAACACTGCTTATGAAGCATTAAAATGTCGGTAAAGGAGCATCACGACGCACGTTATAGCAAGATAAAATCAACAGAATCTGCTCTTGAATGAGTATGAGGGTTGAGCAAAACCTTAAAGCTTCCGACAGGGCATTTAATACATGTCGCTATTCCTGGAGAGGTGGGCTTTAAATTGAAGAATGCCAGCATCTTCCGCAATGATACTCATCTAATAACCTTTGCATCGCGTTGCttcaagaagagagaaaggtGATCAATGGAGGCACTACCTCTGGCAATCCAGTAGTGACATACTCTGTTCTTCTGCTCTTTTGCCATGGAAAAGGTACAGGAGGCGTCAATAGAGTCCCTGGATCAAATTGTGGACTTCTGTTTAGAGGAAGCCGAGTATTATGGAAACGAACATGTCCTCATGTAATCACTGCAGCAAGATCTGTTTGTTACTACATGAGGAATTTCGAAGTGAAATTCTAACACAAGATAACAAGGAGCAGACAAAATATCCTCGTAATACCCAACTGGAGATTCAGTTAGTCGTACAATCATATGCCCTCAAAGATTCGGTAACGCATTTCTACTGCTAGAATGTCAGAACTAACAACGATAGAACAAGATTCTTCACTGACAGAACTGTTCAAGCAGAAAACTGGGACTATTGAGAACTCATGTGTTGAAGCTTTTCATCATGCTGATGACAATTCTTCCGGGACTACAAGCTAAGGCTTTTAACATTGAGGTCTGCTAGAAACATATCATCGGGACCATGTATCTGACAATTATAAAGGACAGATGTACATCGCTAGATCTCAATAGAACTTAGGAAAACGCACCATACAATTCTCTTGCTACAAGTTAAAGATTTGCTACTATATAGTGAATTACTGCCTACCCAACGGAATGATAGTATCTGAAAAGACCAAGTTTCTGAGCTCCAACAAGTGTTCGCCATCTGATATATGGAGCGAAAGACGAAGATTAGAAATCAATGCTTCTTGCTCCCAACTTAGAGGTCCCGATGCATACAATGCCTCTAATGTGCAACGATATGCATGTAACTCTAATCTGTGGATTTCGGCCTCCAACACCTGTTCTTTATTCTGCCAACCAAGAGATGCCATCTCATTGGCATAACTATTA
This genomic interval from Rhodamnia argentea isolate NSW1041297 chromosome 4, ASM2092103v1, whole genome shotgun sequence contains the following:
- the LOC115756999 gene encoding GTP-binding nuclear protein Ran1A gives rise to the protein MALPNQQTVDYPSFKLVIVGDGGTGKTTFVKRHLTGEFEKKYEPTIGVEVHPLDFFTNCGKIRFYCWDTAGQEKFGGLRDGYYIHGQCAIIMFDVTARLTYKNVPTWHRDLCRVCENIPIVLCGNKVDVKNRQVKAKQVTFHRKKNLQYYEISAKSNYNFEKPFLYLARKLAGDPNLHFVESPALAPPEVHIDLAAQQQHEAELAQAASQPLPDDDDDAFE